Proteins co-encoded in one Bradyrhizobium sp. 170 genomic window:
- a CDS encoding FAD-dependent oxidoreductase: MYQKSDPRGDSSVSIIGAGIAGAWQALLFAQAGHAVTLYERSDADMTLATSHWAGGMLAPWCEAEASEPVIGRLGIRSLDLWREHFPKTPFNGSLVVAHARDRADFERFAKLTTGHVRLDARELSDLEPSLDGRFRDGLFYAGEGHVEPRKVLPELHARIEAAGGTIKFDCDADAEDLDGIVIDCRGLSARDEQPELRGVKGEMIIVETSEVELSRPVRLIHPRWPLYVIPRGDNKFMLGATSIEAEDTGVSVRSALELLGAAYAVHPAFAEARIVEFGSGLRPAYPDNLPRITVDRKIAVNGLYRHGFLLAPALAELTLGYVQRGAIDNEVMRCV, translated from the coding sequence ATGTACCAGAAGTCAGATCCGCGGGGGGATTCCTCCGTTTCCATCATCGGCGCGGGCATTGCCGGCGCATGGCAGGCGCTGCTGTTCGCGCAGGCCGGCCATGCCGTCACGCTGTATGAGCGCAGTGACGCCGATATGACGCTCGCAACCAGCCACTGGGCCGGCGGCATGCTCGCGCCCTGGTGCGAGGCCGAGGCCTCCGAGCCCGTGATCGGCCGGCTCGGCATCCGCTCGCTCGATCTGTGGCGCGAGCATTTTCCAAAAACCCCGTTCAACGGATCGCTGGTCGTGGCGCATGCGCGCGACCGCGCCGATTTCGAACGTTTTGCGAAGCTGACCACCGGCCATGTCAGGCTCGACGCGCGGGAGTTGAGCGACCTTGAACCGTCGCTGGACGGCCGTTTCCGCGATGGCCTGTTCTATGCCGGTGAAGGCCATGTCGAGCCGCGAAAGGTGCTTCCCGAACTGCATGCCCGCATCGAAGCCGCCGGCGGCACCATCAAGTTCGACTGCGATGCTGATGCCGAGGACCTCGACGGCATCGTGATCGACTGCCGCGGGCTCTCCGCGCGCGACGAGCAACCGGAATTGCGCGGCGTCAAGGGCGAGATGATCATCGTCGAGACGAGCGAGGTCGAGCTGTCGCGCCCGGTGCGGCTGATTCATCCGCGCTGGCCGCTCTATGTCATTCCGCGCGGCGACAACAAATTCATGCTGGGCGCCACCTCGATCGAGGCCGAGGACACCGGCGTCAGCGTCCGCTCGGCGCTGGAGCTGTTGGGCGCGGCCTATGCCGTGCATCCGGCCTTTGCCGAAGCGCGCATCGTCGAGTTCGGCTCGGGCTTGCGGCCCGCCTACCCGGATAATCTGCCGCGGATCACAGTCGACAGGAAGATCGCCGTGAACGGGCTCTATCGCCACGGTTTTCTGCTGGCCCCCGCGCTGGCCGAGCTGACGCTTGGCTATGTGCAGCGCGGCGCGATCGACAATGAGGTGATGCGATGCGTGTGA
- the thiS gene encoding sulfur carrier protein ThiS encodes MRVTVNGEQREITSASVDSLLSELEYEGTHFAIAVNYDVLPKSRWAETVLKSGDEIEIITPRQGG; translated from the coding sequence ATGCGTGTGACCGTCAACGGGGAGCAGCGGGAGATCACCTCTGCCAGCGTCGACTCGCTGCTAAGCGAGCTCGAATACGAAGGCACGCATTTCGCGATTGCCGTGAATTACGACGTGCTGCCGAAAAGCCGCTGGGCGGAGACCGTGCTGAAGAGCGGCGACGAGATCGAGATCATCACGCCACGGCAGGGAGGGTGA